The following proteins are co-located in the Escherichia fergusonii ATCC 35469 genome:
- a CDS encoding GDP-mannose mannosyl hydrolase gives MFLRQEDFATVVRSTPLLSLDFIVENSRGEFLLGKRTNRPAQGYWFVPGGRVQKDETLEAAFERLTMAELGLRLPITAGQFYGVWQHFYDDNFSGTDFTTHYVVLGFRFRVAEDELLLPDEQHDDYRWLTPDALLASDNVHANSRAYFNHAPSAVIGLDKKDVKNV, from the coding sequence ATGTTTTTACGTCAGGAAGACTTTGCCACGGTAGTGCGCTCCACGCCGCTGCTCTCTCTCGACTTTATTGTTGAGAACAGCCGCGGCGAGTTTCTGCTTGGCAAAAGAACCAACCGCCCGGCACAGGGTTACTGGTTTGTGCCGGGAGGGCGCGTGCAGAAAGACGAAACGCTGGAAGCCGCATTTGAGCGGTTGACGATGGCGGAACTGGGGCTGCGTCTGCCGATAACAGCAGGCCAGTTTTACGGTGTCTGGCAGCACTTTTATGACGATAACTTCTCCGGCACGGATTTCACCACTCACTATGTGGTGCTCGGTTTTCGCTTCAGAGTCGCGGAAGATGAGCTGTTACTGCCGGATGAGCAGCACGACGATTACCGCTGGCTGACGCCGGACGCGCTGCTCGCCAGTGACAATGTTCACGCTAACAGTCGAGCCTATTTTAATCATGCTCCAAGTGCTGTTATTGGTTTAGATAAAAAGGATGTCAAAAATGTCTGA
- the gmd gene encoding GDP-mannose 4,6-dehydratase, translated as MKVALITGITGQDGSYLAEFLLEKGYEVHGIKRRASSFNTERVDHIYQDPHTCNPKFHLHYGDLTDTSNLTRILCEVQPDEVYNLGAMSHVAVSFESPEYTADVDAMGTLRLLEAIRFLGLEKKTRFYQASTSELYGLVQEIPQKETTPFYPRSPYAVAKLYAYWITVNYRESYGMYACNGILFNHESPRRGETFVTRKITRAIANIAQGLESCLYLGNMDSLRDWGHAKDYVKMQWMMLQQEQPEDFVIATGVQYSVRQFVEMAAEQVGIKLRFEGTGVDEQGIVISVTGEDAPAVKPGDVIVKVDPRYFRPAEVETLLGDPTKAHEKLGWKPEITLREMVSEMVANDLVAAKKHSLLKSHGYDVAIALES; from the coding sequence ATGAAAGTTGCTTTAATTACTGGCATAACCGGACAGGACGGTTCTTACCTGGCAGAGTTTCTGTTGGAAAAAGGTTACGAAGTACATGGTATTAAGCGTCGTGCATCGTCATTCAACACCGAGCGTGTGGATCATATTTATCAGGATCCACACACCTGCAACCCGAAATTTCATCTGCATTATGGCGATCTGACAGATACCTCCAACCTGACGCGCATTTTGTGTGAAGTGCAGCCGGATGAAGTGTACAACCTGGGCGCAATGAGCCACGTTGCGGTTTCTTTTGAGTCACCGGAATATACCGCAGACGTCGACGCGATGGGCACACTGCGTTTACTGGAGGCGATCCGCTTCCTTGGTCTGGAAAAGAAAACCCGTTTCTATCAGGCTTCGACTTCTGAACTGTATGGCCTGGTGCAGGAAATTCCGCAGAAAGAAACCACGCCGTTCTACCCGCGATCTCCGTATGCGGTCGCCAAACTGTATGCCTACTGGATCACCGTTAACTACCGCGAATCCTACGGCATGTACGCCTGTAACGGCATTCTCTTTAACCATGAATCCCCGCGCCGTGGCGAAACCTTTGTTACCCGCAAAATCACCCGCGCAATCGCCAATATCGCCCAGGGACTGGAGTCGTGCCTGTACCTCGGCAATATGGATTCCCTGCGCGACTGGGGCCATGCCAAAGACTACGTAAAAATGCAGTGGATGATGCTGCAGCAGGAACAGCCAGAAGATTTCGTTATCGCTACCGGTGTTCAGTACTCCGTACGTCAGTTCGTGGAAATGGCAGCGGAGCAAGTAGGGATCAAACTGCGCTTTGAAGGCACCGGTGTAGATGAGCAGGGGATAGTGATTTCTGTTACTGGTGAGGATGCCCCAGCCGTTAAACCGGGAGATGTAATAGTTAAGGTTGACCCGCGTTACTTCCGTCCTGCTGAAGTAGAAACGCTGCTCGGCGACCCGACCAAAGCGCACGAAAAACTGGGCTGGAAACCGGAAATCACCCTCAGAGAGATGGTGTCTGAAATGGTGGCTAATGACCTCGTAGCGGCGAAAAAACACTCTCTGCTGAAATCTCACGGCTACGACGTGGCGATCGCGCTGGAGTCATAA
- a CDS encoding mannose-1-phosphate guanylyltransferase/mannose-6-phosphate isomerase codes for MSDVPLIAVVMAGGTGSRLWPLSREHYPKQFLQLSGENTLLQSTLLRLSPLSCETPLVITNEQHRFVVAEQLRQINQLSDNIILEPCGRNTAPAIALSAFTALKRNEQQDPILLVLAADHVINKTDVFCNAIKNSISIVEQGNILTFGIIPHYAETGYGYIKKGNVIKESDSGVGNKFYQVEQFVEKPNRSRAEEYISSDKYLWNSGMFMFKASVYLEELKKYRSDIYDICEKTVSSSYHDLDFIRLSKDVFQNCPSESIDFAVMEKTKRCIVYPLDIGWSDVGSWQSLWDVSDKTPTGDVCKGDILTYNTKNNYIHSESALVAAVGVEDIVIVQTKDAILVSKKSEVQDVKQIVQMLKKQERSEYLSHREEFRPWGKFDAIEQGERYKVKKIVVKPGEGLSLRMHHHRSEHWIVLSGTAKVTLNNKTVLVTANESVYIPLGATYSLENPGVIPLNLIEVSSGDYLGEDDIVRQKERYKIDD; via the coding sequence ATGTCTGATGTACCGTTGATTGCTGTTGTAATGGCTGGTGGTACGGGTAGCCGTCTTTGGCCCCTCTCAAGAGAGCACTATCCAAAGCAATTTCTGCAATTATCAGGTGAGAATACTTTATTACAGTCAACTTTATTACGACTATCCCCCCTTTCTTGCGAAACTCCATTAGTAATAACTAATGAGCAGCATCGTTTTGTGGTCGCAGAACAATTGCGTCAAATAAACCAATTAAGCGATAACATTATTCTTGAACCATGTGGAAGAAATACTGCACCAGCTATAGCACTTTCAGCATTTACGGCTTTGAAGCGTAATGAACAACAAGATCCTATACTTTTAGTTCTTGCAGCTGACCATGTCATAAACAAAACAGATGTTTTTTGTAACGCTATCAAAAATTCCATTTCAATTGTTGAACAAGGAAATATCTTAACTTTTGGTATTATTCCTCATTATGCAGAGACCGGTTATGGTTATATAAAAAAAGGGAATGTAATTAAAGAATCAGACAGTGGAGTTGGTAATAAATTTTACCAAGTAGAACAATTCGTTGAAAAACCTAATCGCTCAAGGGCTGAAGAGTATATTTCCTCAGATAAATATCTTTGGAATAGTGGGATGTTTATGTTTAAAGCATCAGTATATTTAGAGGAATTAAAAAAATACAGATCTGATATATACGATATATGTGAAAAAACAGTTTCTTCTTCCTACCATGATCTTGACTTTATACGACTCTCGAAAGATGTTTTTCAAAATTGTCCATCGGAATCAATTGATTTTGCAGTAATGGAAAAAACAAAGCGTTGTATAGTCTATCCCCTTGATATTGGTTGGAGCGATGTTGGATCTTGGCAATCGTTGTGGGACGTTAGTGACAAAACTCCTACAGGGGACGTTTGCAAAGGTGATATCCTGACCTATAATACAAAAAATAATTATATTCACTCGGAGTCAGCCTTAGTAGCCGCTGTAGGTGTAGAGGATATAGTTATTGTTCAGACGAAAGATGCAATTCTTGTTTCAAAAAAATCTGAAGTTCAGGATGTTAAACAAATTGTCCAAATGCTCAAAAAGCAAGAACGTTCTGAATATCTATCACATCGCGAGGAGTTTCGGCCTTGGGGGAAATTTGATGCTATAGAGCAGGGGGAACGATATAAAGTCAAAAAGATTGTCGTTAAACCAGGGGAAGGGCTATCCTTACGTATGCATCATCATCGTTCAGAGCATTGGATTGTTCTTTCAGGCACAGCAAAAGTAACTTTAAATAATAAAACCGTCTTAGTTACTGCTAATGAGTCCGTTTATATTCCTCTGGGCGCTACTTATAGCCTTGAAAATCCTGGCGTAATTCCTCTTAATCTTATTGAGGTTAGTTCCGGAGATTATTTAGGTGAGGATGATATTGTTCGTCAAAAAGAACGTTACAAAATAGATGACTAA
- the cpsG gene encoding colanic acid biosynthesis phosphomannomutase CpsG — MKKLTCFKAYDIRGKLGEELNEDIAWRIGRAYGEFLKPKTIVLGGDVRLTSETLKLALAKGLQDAGVDVLDIGMSGTEEIYFATFHLGVDGGIEVTASHNPMDYNGMKLVREGARPISGDTGLRDVQRLAEANDFPPVDETKRGRYQQINLRDAYVDHLFGYINVKNLTPLKLVINSGNGAAGPVVDAIEARFKALGAPVELIKVHNTPDGNFPNGIPNPLLPECRDDTRNAVIKHGADMGIAFDGDFDRCFLFDEKGQFIEGYYIVGLLAEAFLEKNPGAKIIHDPRLSWNTVDVVTAAGGTPVMSKTGHAFIKERMRKEDAIYGGEMSAHHYFRDFAYCDSGMIPWLLVAELVCLKGKTLGELVRDRMAAFPASGEINSKLVQPVEAINRVEQHFSREALAVDRTDGISMTFADWRFNLRSSNTEPVVRLNVESRGDIKLMIMKTDEILRILN, encoded by the coding sequence ATGAAAAAATTAACCTGCTTTAAAGCCTACGATATTCGCGGAAAATTAGGCGAAGAACTGAATGAAGATATCGCCTGGCGTATTGGGCGTGCCTATGGCGAATTTCTCAAACCGAAAACCATTGTTTTAGGCGGTGATGTCCGTCTCACCAGCGAAACCTTAAAACTGGCGCTGGCAAAAGGGTTACAGGATGCGGGCGTTGACGTGCTGGATATCGGCATGTCCGGCACTGAAGAGATCTATTTCGCCACGTTCCATCTCGGTGTGGATGGCGGCATCGAAGTTACCGCCAGCCATAACCCGATGGATTATAACGGCATGAAGCTGGTGCGCGAAGGGGCTCGCCCGATCAGCGGTGATACCGGACTGCGCGACGTCCAGCGTCTGGCAGAAGCCAACGACTTCCCTCCCGTCGATGAAACCAAACGTGGTCGCTATCAGCAAATCAACCTACGTGACGCATATGTTGATCACCTGTTCGGTTATATCAATGTCAAAAACCTCACGCCGCTCAAGCTGGTAATCAACTCAGGGAACGGTGCGGCGGGTCCGGTGGTGGACGCCATCGAAGCCCGCTTTAAAGCCCTCGGCGCACCCGTGGAATTGATCAAAGTACACAACACGCCGGACGGCAATTTCCCCAACGGTATTCCTAATCCATTGCTGCCGGAATGCCGCGACGATACCCGCAATGCGGTCATTAAACACGGCGCGGATATGGGTATTGCTTTTGATGGCGATTTTGACCGCTGTTTCCTGTTTGACGAAAAAGGACAGTTTATCGAGGGCTACTACATTGTCGGCCTGCTGGCAGAAGCGTTCCTCGAAAAAAATCCCGGCGCGAAGATCATCCACGATCCGCGTCTTTCCTGGAACACCGTTGATGTAGTGACTGCCGCAGGCGGCACCCCGGTGATGTCGAAAACCGGACACGCCTTTATTAAAGAACGTATGCGCAAGGAAGACGCCATCTACGGTGGCGAAATGAGCGCCCACCATTACTTCCGTGATTTCGCTTACTGCGACAGCGGCATGATCCCGTGGCTGCTGGTCGCCGAACTGGTGTGCCTGAAAGGAAAAACGCTGGGCGAACTGGTGCGCGACCGCATGGCTGCATTCCCGGCAAGCGGTGAGATCAACAGCAAACTGGTGCAACCCGTTGAGGCGATTAATCGCGTCGAACAGCATTTTAGCCGCGAGGCGCTGGCGGTGGATCGCACCGATGGCATCAGCATGACCTTTGCCGACTGGCGCTTTAACCTGCGTTCCTCCAACACCGAACCGGTGGTGCGGTTGAATGTAGAATCGCGTGGCGATATTAAACTCATGATTATGAAAACAGATGAAATATTAAGAATATTAAACTAA
- the gndA gene encoding NADP-dependent phosphogluconate dehydrogenase, with protein MSKQQIGVVGMAVMGRNLALNIESRGYTVSIFNRSREKTEEVITENPGKKLVPYYTVKEFVESLETPRRILLMVKAGAGTDATIDSLKPYLDKGDIIIDGGNTFFQDTIRRNRELSAEGFNFIGTGVSGGEEGALKGPSIMPGGQKEAYELVAPILTKIAAVAEDGEPCVTYIGADGAGHYVKMVHNGIEYGDMQLIAEAYSLLKGGLNLTNEELAQTFTEWNNGELSSYLIDITKDIFTKKDEDGNYLVDVILDEAANKGTGKWTSQSALDLGEPLSLITESVFARYISSLKDQRVAASKVLSGPQAQAAGDKAEFIEKVRRALYLGKIVSYAQGFSQLRAASEEYNWDLNYGEIAKIFRAGCIIRAQFLQKITDAYAENPQIANLLLAPYFKQIADDYQQALRDVVAYAVLNGIPVPTFAAAVAYYDSYRAAVLPANLIQAQRDYFGAHTYKRIDKEGVFHTEWLD; from the coding sequence ATGTCAAAGCAACAGATCGGCGTCGTCGGTATGGCAGTTATGGGGCGCAACCTTGCGCTCAACATCGAAAGCCGTGGTTATACCGTCTCTATTTTCAACCGTTCCCGTGAAAAGACGGAAGAAGTGATTACCGAAAATCCAGGCAAGAAACTGGTTCCTTACTATACGGTGAAAGAGTTTGTTGAATCTCTGGAAACGCCTCGTCGTATCCTGTTAATGGTGAAAGCAGGTGCAGGGACGGATGCTACTATTGATTCCCTTAAACCATATCTCGATAAAGGTGACATCATCATTGATGGCGGTAACACCTTCTTCCAGGACACCATTCGTCGTAACCGTGAGCTTTCTGCAGAAGGCTTTAACTTTATCGGTACTGGTGTTTCCGGTGGTGAAGAGGGCGCGCTGAAAGGTCCTTCCATTATGCCTGGTGGCCAGAAAGAAGCCTATGAACTGGTTGCGCCGATCCTGACCAAAATCGCCGCAGTAGCTGAAGACGGTGAGCCATGCGTTACCTATATTGGTGCCGATGGCGCAGGTCACTATGTGAAGATGGTTCACAACGGTATTGAATACGGTGATATGCAGCTGATTGCTGAAGCCTATTCTCTGCTTAAAGGTGGCCTGAACCTCACCAACGAAGAACTGGCGCAGACCTTTACCGAGTGGAATAACGGTGAACTGAGCAGCTACCTGATCGACATCACCAAAGATATCTTCACCAAAAAAGATGAAGACGGTAACTACCTGGTTGATGTGATTCTGGATGAAGCAGCAAACAAAGGTACCGGTAAATGGACCAGCCAGAGCGCGCTGGATCTCGGCGAACCACTGTCGCTGATTACCGAGTCTGTGTTTGCACGTTATATCTCTTCTCTGAAAGATCAGCGTGTTGCCGCATCTAAAGTTCTCTCTGGCCCGCAAGCACAGGCAGCTGGCGACAAGGCTGAGTTTATCGAGAAAGTTCGTCGTGCGCTGTATCTGGGCAAAATCGTTTCTTACGCTCAGGGCTTCTCTCAGCTGCGTGCGGCGTCTGAAGAGTACAACTGGGATCTGAACTACGGCGAAATCGCGAAGATTTTCCGTGCTGGCTGCATCATCCGTGCGCAGTTCCTGCAGAAAATCACCGATGCATATGCCGAAAATCCGCAGATCGCTAACCTGCTGCTGGCCCCGTACTTCAAGCAAATCGCCGATGACTACCAGCAGGCGCTGCGTGATGTCGTTGCTTATGCGGTACTGAACGGTATCCCGGTTCCTACCTTCGCTGCTGCGGTTGCCTATTACGACAGCTACCGTGCCGCTGTTCTGCCTGCGAATCTGATCCAGGCACAGCGTGACTATTTCGGTGCACATACTTATAAGCGCATCGATAAAGAAGGTGTGTTCCATACCGAATGGCTGGATTAA
- the fcl gene encoding GDP-L-fucose synthase yields MSKQRIFIAGHRGMVGSAIKRQLEQRGDVELVLRTRDELNLLDSRAVHDFFASERIDQVYLAAAKVGGIVANNTYPADFIYQNMMIESNIIHVAHQNDVNKLLFLGSSCIYPKLAKQPMAEGELLQGSLEPTNEPYAIAKIAGIKLCESYNRQYGRDYRSVMPTNLYGPHDNFHPSNSHVIPALLRRFHEATAQNAPDVVVWGSGTPMREFLHVDDMAAASIHVMELAHEVWLENTQPMLSHINVGTGVDCTIRELAQTIAKVVGYKGRVVFDASKPDGTPRKLLDVTRLHQLGWYHEISLEAGLASTYQWFLENQDRFRG; encoded by the coding sequence ATGAGTAAACAACGCATTTTTATCGCTGGCCATCGCGGGATGGTCGGTTCTGCCATCAAGCGACAGCTCGAACAGCGCGGTGATGTGGAACTGGTATTACGCACCCGCGACGAACTGAACCTGCTGGACAGCCGCGCGGTGCATGATTTCTTTGCCAGCGAGCGCATTGACCAGGTCTATCTGGCGGCGGCGAAAGTGGGCGGCATTGTTGCCAACAACACATATCCGGCAGATTTCATCTACCAGAACATGATGATTGAGAGCAACATCATTCACGTCGCGCATCAGAACGACGTGAACAAACTGCTGTTTCTCGGATCGTCCTGCATCTACCCAAAACTGGCAAAACAGCCGATGGCAGAAGGCGAGCTGTTACAGGGCTCGCTGGAGCCGACCAACGAGCCTTACGCCATTGCCAAAATCGCCGGGATCAAACTGTGCGAATCTTACAACCGCCAGTATGGACGCGATTACCGCTCTGTCATGCCGACCAACCTGTACGGGCCGCACGACAACTTCCACCCGAGTAACTCGCACGTGATCCCTGCATTGCTGCGTCGCTTCCACGAGGCGACGGCACAGAATGCGCCGGACGTGGTGGTGTGGGGCAGCGGTACACCGATGCGCGAATTTCTGCACGTCGATGATATGGCGGCGGCGAGCATTCATGTCATGGAGCTGGCGCACGAAGTCTGGCTGGAAAACACCCAGCCGATGCTGTCGCACATTAACGTCGGTACCGGCGTTGACTGCACTATCCGCGAGCTGGCGCAAACCATCGCTAAAGTGGTGGGTTACAAAGGTCGGGTGGTTTTCGATGCCAGCAAACCGGATGGCACGCCGCGCAAATTGCTGGATGTGACGCGCCTGCATCAGCTTGGCTGGTATCACGAAATCTCACTGGAAGCGGGGCTTGCCAGCACTTACCAGTGGTTCCTTGAGAATCAAGACCGCTTTCGGGGGTAA
- a CDS encoding glycosyltransferase codes for MNHSVAIIMSVYFSEKPDYLKQSLSSLFTQTMNADIYLYVDGDLNELLEDVIKGFKVHSNFFVIRGKVNKGLAFALNTLIDITLNKGYKYIARMDTDDISRSNRIEQQFRFMEENKGIDVLGTFCHEFGSEYALELKAVPIKHDELKKYSIIRCPFIHPTVIFRSSIFKDGIRYPLNTKFTEDMALWFCLLEEGYHFHNLPEVLLDYRIDENTFSRRRGLRKAISEFSIRFKYMIKLREFNINNSIVLLGKFCFHILPLFIIRYAYKKYR; via the coding sequence ATGAATCATAGTGTAGCAATAATAATGAGCGTCTACTTTTCTGAGAAACCAGATTATTTGAAACAAAGCCTTTCTAGTTTGTTTACTCAAACTATGAATGCAGATATTTATCTCTATGTAGACGGTGATTTGAATGAATTATTAGAAGATGTAATTAAAGGTTTTAAAGTTCACTCTAATTTCTTTGTTATTCGTGGTAAGGTTAACAAAGGCCTTGCATTTGCACTCAATACTTTGATTGATATAACTTTGAATAAAGGTTATAAGTATATTGCTCGGATGGATACTGATGATATTTCACGTTCGAATCGAATTGAGCAGCAATTCAGATTCATGGAGGAAAATAAAGGAATTGATGTGCTTGGTACTTTTTGTCACGAATTCGGCAGCGAATATGCATTAGAGTTAAAGGCAGTACCTATCAAGCATGATGAGTTGAAGAAGTATAGTATAATACGTTGCCCCTTCATACACCCAACTGTTATATTTAGAAGTTCAATTTTTAAAGATGGAATCCGTTATCCGTTGAACACTAAATTTACTGAAGATATGGCGTTATGGTTTTGTCTTCTTGAGGAGGGATATCATTTCCATAATTTACCTGAGGTATTATTAGATTATAGAATTGATGAAAATACATTTTCTCGGAGAAGGGGGCTTAGAAAAGCAATAAGTGAGTTTTCTATTCGTTTTAAATATATGATAAAACTCAGGGAGTTTAATATTAATAACAGTATTGTTTTGCTTGGAAAGTTTTGTTTTCATATATTGCCTTTATTTATTATTCGATACGCATATAAAAAATATCGTTAA
- a CDS encoding acyltransferase family protein — MNSREHRNNCFDIIRLFAAIIVIISHQYSLSGLSEPTFLGMTTLGGIGVIIFFAISGFLITKSCINSERFDLFLLKRVRRIFPALIPCSIFMYLVLGVYLEWDTLDEYISFSILKNILNVITLQGAPAHSGIFNGFIHPYSLNDSLWTLPLEFTCYLILGCIVFLSKNTLRVILITFIALLFISIYFLFNKTDIIFYGIVLQAFPVRALSFFTGAIMALTLNYWYNKRCISYLLIISTIVLMAVAYKNEINVIGYINIAIITIAIGHIFKDNLIAGRFDYSYGVYIYSFPIQQIIINKLTLGFFEGTFISIVVSLIFGFFSWHIVESKFIIKNKKIEQYSKVLSS, encoded by the coding sequence ATGAATAGTAGAGAACATAGAAATAACTGTTTTGATATAATTAGATTGTTTGCAGCAATTATTGTAATTATTTCTCATCAGTATTCACTTTCTGGATTGTCAGAACCAACCTTTCTTGGTATGACTACTTTAGGAGGTATTGGCGTTATCATATTTTTTGCCATATCAGGTTTTTTAATCACAAAGTCCTGTATCAATAGTGAAAGATTTGATTTGTTTTTATTAAAACGTGTTAGAAGAATATTTCCTGCATTAATTCCCTGTTCCATTTTTATGTATCTAGTATTAGGAGTGTATTTGGAATGGGATACTTTAGATGAATATATCAGTTTTTCTATACTAAAAAACATACTCAATGTTATAACCCTACAAGGAGCTCCAGCACATTCAGGAATTTTTAATGGATTTATACATCCATACTCTCTAAATGATAGTTTATGGACACTCCCTCTGGAGTTTACTTGTTATCTCATATTAGGATGTATTGTATTTTTATCTAAAAATACTTTAAGAGTAATATTAATTACCTTTATCGCGTTGCTTTTTATATCTATTTATTTTCTTTTCAATAAAACCGATATAATATTTTATGGTATTGTATTACAAGCTTTTCCTGTTCGTGCATTATCTTTTTTTACAGGTGCCATTATGGCGCTTACTCTGAATTATTGGTATAACAAAAGATGCATAAGTTATTTGCTTATAATTTCCACAATAGTGCTCATGGCTGTTGCTTATAAAAATGAAATCAATGTGATAGGTTATATCAATATCGCAATAATCACGATCGCAATTGGACATATTTTTAAAGACAACTTAATTGCAGGACGCTTCGATTATTCCTACGGAGTATATATATATTCATTTCCAATACAACAAATTATTATAAATAAGCTAACCCTTGGTTTTTTTGAAGGTACTTTTATTAGTATCGTAGTATCACTTATTTTTGGCTTTTTTTCATGGCATATAGTAGAATCAAAATTCATTATCAAGAATAAGAAAATAGAACAATATAGTAAAGTACTCTCTTCATAA
- a CDS encoding HAD family hydrolase has protein sequence MKLAIFDICGTLYYDNTTYSFLIWLSNKGIIKNKKSIMNAPYILRALNKIYSSLSGIDLYRNIQIKQLAGFSYYDLTRWAIEFIDSLEDNRILSTFALMEEYKRKGYNIVIASATIDPIAKAIANKLSVEYYSSKLSYSNNMCSGKLEKDLLLQKKVMLSKLLDKVEVAIVVTDNFTDIELVKMCDHCHIIVHNDKNIRKWSKLLNNNISKIDFIKKNV, from the coding sequence GTGAAATTGGCTATTTTTGATATATGCGGCACATTATATTATGACAATACAACATATTCTTTTTTAATCTGGTTATCTAACAAAGGAATAATTAAAAATAAAAAAAGCATAATGAATGCGCCTTATATTTTACGTGCTCTCAATAAAATATATTCATCATTAAGCGGTATTGATTTATACAGGAATATTCAAATAAAACAATTGGCTGGATTTTCGTATTATGATTTAACTAGATGGGCAATAGAATTTATCGATAGTCTTGAAGATAATCGTATATTAAGTACTTTTGCTTTAATGGAAGAGTATAAGCGTAAGGGATATAATATTGTAATTGCTAGCGCCACTATAGATCCTATAGCAAAAGCCATTGCTAATAAATTATCTGTGGAATATTACTCATCAAAATTGAGTTATTCCAATAATATGTGTAGTGGTAAACTTGAAAAAGACCTTTTGCTCCAAAAAAAAGTGATGCTATCTAAATTACTTGATAAGGTAGAAGTTGCAATAGTAGTTACTGATAATTTTACCGATATTGAATTAGTTAAAATGTGCGATCATTGTCATATTATAGTTCATAATGATAAAAATATTCGAAAATGGTCGAAACTCCTTAACAACAATATATCCAAAATTGATTTCATAAAGAAGAATGTTTGA
- a CDS encoding alpha-1,2-fucosyltransferase: MSKVCCRLAGGLGNQIFQYGASLLISKKSNVKYIELDDSELNNYKASRSNELPHYFKMTNSNVENKFLLKLRLPRINILANLTDRFVGDLNFNRVLYQSLTNKSYYLDGYFQNCLDQTLFDEMLELLKKDYLYSHLSIKPNVCAIHIRGGDFLTKKYSGIASTNYYLEQLNKIKEMNSVDQFVIVTDDKNYATEIAKKISIKYFFSDGNMLDDFLLLAQSQFKVLSNSTFAIWASALGYKPGCIVLAPQKLNIHDTRNFILPGELI; the protein is encoded by the coding sequence ATGTCGAAGGTATGCTGCAGGTTAGCTGGAGGATTAGGTAATCAAATTTTTCAATATGGCGCCTCATTACTAATTAGCAAAAAAAGTAATGTGAAATATATAGAGCTTGATGATTCGGAGTTAAACAATTATAAAGCATCAAGAAGTAATGAATTGCCACATTATTTCAAAATGACCAATTCAAATGTAGAAAATAAATTTTTGCTTAAATTGCGTTTGCCGCGTATAAATATTTTAGCAAACCTTACAGATAGATTTGTTGGTGACTTAAATTTTAATCGAGTGCTCTATCAAAGTCTTACAAACAAAAGCTATTATTTAGATGGTTATTTCCAAAATTGTTTGGATCAAACTCTTTTTGATGAAATGCTTGAGTTGTTAAAAAAAGATTATCTATATTCGCATCTCAGTATTAAACCAAACGTATGTGCGATTCACATTCGCGGAGGTGATTTTTTAACTAAAAAATATAGTGGTATTGCTTCGACGAATTATTATCTTGAGCAATTGAATAAAATTAAAGAAATGAATTCTGTGGATCAATTCGTAATTGTGACAGATGATAAGAATTATGCGACTGAGATAGCGAAAAAAATATCTATTAAATACTTTTTTTCTGATGGAAATATGCTCGATGATTTTTTATTACTGGCACAATCCCAATTTAAAGTGTTGTCAAATAGTACATTTGCTATATGGGCTTCTGCGCTAGGATACAAACCAGGATGTATTGTATTAGCGCCTCAAAAGCTAAATATTCATGATACGAGAAATTTTATCTTACCTGGTGAATTAATTTAA